The Amycolatopsis viridis genome window below encodes:
- the trpC gene encoding indole-3-glycerol phosphate synthase TrpC encodes MTVLEDIVAGVREDLAEREKSLPFDELKRLAAQAPPPRDALSALRDSSIGVIAEVKRRSPSKGSLADIPDPAALAKDYEAAGARVISVLTERRRFGGSLADLDAVRAAVDVPILRKDFIVSPYQVHEARAHGADLVLLIVAALEQNALAALLDRVESLGMTALVEVHNAEEADRALEAGAKVIGINARNLHTLEVDRDVFGRLAPGLPFETVKVAESGVRGPGDLMAYAGHGADAVLVGEGLVASGDPKGALMKLVTAGSHPACPRPSR; translated from the coding sequence GTGACCGTTCTCGAAGACATCGTCGCCGGCGTCCGGGAAGATCTGGCCGAACGGGAGAAGTCGCTCCCGTTCGACGAGCTGAAGCGGCTCGCCGCGCAGGCGCCGCCACCGCGGGACGCGCTGTCCGCGTTGCGTGACTCGTCGATCGGCGTCATCGCCGAGGTCAAACGCCGCAGTCCGTCGAAGGGCTCGCTGGCCGACATCCCCGATCCCGCCGCGCTCGCCAAGGACTACGAGGCCGCCGGTGCCCGCGTCATCAGCGTGCTCACCGAGCGGCGCCGGTTCGGTGGATCGCTCGCGGACCTGGACGCGGTCCGGGCCGCGGTCGACGTGCCCATCCTGCGCAAGGACTTCATCGTCAGCCCCTACCAGGTGCACGAGGCCCGCGCGCACGGCGCCGACCTGGTGCTGCTGATCGTCGCCGCGCTCGAGCAGAACGCGCTGGCGGCCCTGCTCGACCGCGTCGAGTCGCTGGGCATGACCGCCCTGGTCGAGGTGCACAACGCCGAGGAGGCCGACCGCGCGCTCGAGGCCGGGGCCAAGGTGATCGGCATCAACGCCCGCAACCTGCACACCCTCGAGGTCGACCGGGACGTCTTCGGCCGCCTCGCGCCGGGCCTGCCGTTCGAGACGGTGAAGGTCGCCGAGTCCGGCGTCCGCGGCCCGGGCGACCTGATGGCCTACGCCGGTCACGGGGCCGACGCGGTCCTGGTCGGCGAGGGCCTGGTGGCCTCGGGTGACCCGAAGGGCGCCCTGATGAAGCTGGTCACCGCCGGATCCCATCCCGCATGCCCGAGGCCGAGCCGATGA
- a CDS encoding MOSC domain-containing protein, with protein MSTGKVLSVNIGSKRELREADLGVTGIDKRPVDGPVAVAAPGPRGVGASGVAGDVVCDLRHHGGDDQAVYVYAREDLDFWAGELGRDLAPGVFGENLTTTGLDVTGALIGERWRVGESLLLEVTSPRIPCRTFAAWLGERGWVKTFTRRAVPGAYFRVLEPGSVRAGDVVRVVSRPDHGMTIGMTFRAFTTEPALLPRLAGVDALPEYDKRHVRRAVERQGASAG; from the coding sequence ATGAGCACGGGGAAGGTGCTGTCGGTCAACATCGGCTCGAAGCGGGAGCTGCGCGAAGCCGACCTCGGCGTCACCGGGATCGACAAGCGGCCTGTCGACGGTCCCGTCGCGGTGGCCGCGCCGGGGCCGCGCGGCGTCGGTGCGAGCGGGGTCGCCGGTGACGTGGTGTGCGATCTGCGCCACCACGGCGGCGACGACCAGGCGGTGTACGTGTACGCGCGGGAAGACCTGGACTTCTGGGCCGGGGAGCTGGGCCGCGACCTGGCCCCGGGCGTGTTCGGCGAGAACCTGACCACGACCGGACTCGACGTGACCGGTGCGCTGATCGGGGAGCGGTGGCGGGTCGGGGAGTCGCTGCTGCTGGAGGTGACCTCGCCCCGGATCCCGTGCCGGACGTTCGCCGCCTGGCTGGGCGAGCGCGGCTGGGTGAAGACCTTCACGCGGCGTGCGGTGCCCGGCGCCTACTTCCGGGTGCTGGAGCCCGGGTCCGTGCGGGCCGGGGACGTGGTGCGGGTCGTGTCGCGACCGGACCACGGCATGACGATCGGCATGACGTTCCGGGCGTTCACCACCGAACCTGCGCTGTTGCCGCGGCTGGCCGGCGTGGACGCCCTGCCGGAATACGACAAGCGCCATGTGCGCCGCGCGGTGGAGCGGCAGGGAGCGTCCGCGGGCTAG
- the trpA gene encoding tryptophan synthase subunit alpha — MSLAELFAQTRSEGRAALVGYLPAGYPTVPGSKDLFAALLDGGADLVEIGVPYSDPVMDGPTIQLAADAALKNGFRLRHLFEVVESVSARGGHAVVMTYWNPVRRYGVEKFARDLAAAGGLGIITPDLIPEEAGEWVAASTQHGLDRIFLVAPSSSEERIDLTVKACSGFVYAAAVMGVTGARDQVSSDGADLVRRTRAHTDLPIGVGLGVRSREQAAEIAGYADAVIVGSALVSAAAGGTEPVHALAGELAEGVRQAVAPA; from the coding sequence GTGAGCCTGGCGGAACTGTTCGCCCAGACCCGCAGCGAGGGCCGGGCGGCCCTGGTCGGCTACCTGCCCGCCGGCTACCCGACCGTGCCCGGTTCGAAGGACCTGTTCGCGGCCCTGCTCGACGGGGGCGCGGACCTCGTCGAAATCGGCGTGCCGTACTCCGATCCGGTGATGGACGGCCCCACGATCCAGCTCGCCGCGGACGCGGCGCTGAAGAACGGATTCCGGCTGCGCCACCTGTTCGAGGTGGTCGAGTCGGTGTCCGCTCGCGGTGGCCACGCGGTCGTGATGACCTACTGGAACCCGGTGCGCCGGTACGGGGTCGAGAAGTTCGCGCGCGACCTCGCCGCCGCGGGTGGGCTCGGGATCATCACGCCGGACCTCATCCCGGAGGAGGCCGGCGAGTGGGTGGCGGCGTCCACGCAGCACGGTCTGGACCGCATCTTCCTGGTCGCGCCGTCGTCGTCGGAGGAGCGGATCGACCTGACGGTCAAGGCGTGCTCCGGGTTCGTCTACGCGGCCGCGGTGATGGGTGTCACGGGTGCCCGCGACCAGGTGAGCAGCGATGGCGCCGACCTGGTCCGCCGCACCCGGGCGCACACCGATCTGCCGATCGGCGTGGGGCTGGGTGTCCGCTCCCGGGAGCAGGCCGCCGAGATCGCCGGGTACGCCGATGCGGTGATCGTGGGATCGGCGCTGGTGTCGGCCGCAGCCGGTGGCACCGAACCGGTGCACGCGCTGGCCGGTGAGCTCGCCGAGGGTGTGCGGCAGGCCGTGGCTCCGGCGTGA
- the trpB gene encoding tryptophan synthase subunit beta, producing the protein MPEAEPMSDQHHGHDEHDPDERGYWGPYGGRFMPEALIGVVDEVSAEYDKARVDPDFQAQFKRLLRDYAGRPSLLTEAERFAEHAGGARIFLKREDLNHTGSHKINNVLGQALLTKRMGKKRVIAETGAGQHGVATATACALMGLECVVYMGEVDTERQALNVARMRLLGAEVVPVKTGSRTLKDAINEALRDWVANADTTHYLFGTAAGPYPFPMMVRNFHKVIGEEARAQILEQTGRLPDAVAACVGGGSNAIGIFHGFIDDPDVRLVGLEPGGEGIDGDRHGATLTKGSPGNLHGAMSYLLQDEDGQTIESHSISAGLDYPGVGPEHAWLKDSGRAEYRPITDAEAMEAFALLSRTEGIIPAIESAHALAGAIQLGRELGRNGLVVVNLSGRGDKDMDTAAQYFGLVDQS; encoded by the coding sequence ATGCCCGAGGCCGAGCCGATGAGCGACCAGCACCACGGGCACGACGAGCACGACCCCGACGAGCGCGGCTACTGGGGCCCCTACGGCGGCCGGTTCATGCCCGAGGCCCTGATCGGGGTCGTCGACGAGGTGTCCGCCGAGTACGACAAGGCTCGCGTCGACCCGGACTTCCAGGCCCAGTTCAAGCGCCTGCTGCGTGACTACGCCGGACGACCGTCGCTGCTCACCGAGGCCGAGCGGTTCGCCGAGCACGCCGGCGGCGCGCGCATCTTCCTCAAGCGCGAGGACCTCAACCACACCGGCTCGCACAAGATCAACAACGTGCTGGGCCAGGCGCTGCTCACCAAGCGGATGGGCAAGAAGCGGGTCATCGCCGAGACCGGCGCGGGCCAGCACGGCGTCGCCACCGCCACCGCCTGCGCCCTGATGGGCCTGGAGTGCGTGGTCTACATGGGCGAGGTGGACACCGAGCGGCAGGCGCTGAACGTGGCGCGCATGCGCCTGCTCGGTGCCGAGGTCGTCCCGGTGAAGACCGGGTCCCGCACCCTCAAGGACGCGATCAACGAGGCGCTGCGCGACTGGGTCGCCAACGCCGACACCACGCACTACCTGTTCGGCACCGCCGCCGGGCCGTACCCGTTCCCGATGATGGTGCGCAACTTCCACAAGGTCATCGGCGAGGAGGCGCGCGCGCAGATCCTCGAGCAGACCGGGCGGCTGCCGGACGCCGTCGCGGCGTGCGTCGGCGGTGGCTCCAACGCGATCGGCATCTTCCACGGCTTCATCGACGACCCGGACGTCCGGCTCGTCGGCCTGGAGCCCGGCGGCGAGGGCATCGACGGCGACCGCCACGGCGCGACCCTGACCAAGGGCTCGCCGGGAAACCTGCACGGCGCCATGTCGTACCTGCTGCAGGACGAGGACGGCCAGACGATCGAGTCGCACTCCATCTCGGCCGGCCTGGACTACCCGGGCGTCGGCCCCGAGCACGCGTGGCTCAAGGACAGCGGCCGCGCCGAGTACCGGCCGATCACCGACGCCGAGGCCATGGAGGCGTTCGCCCTGCTCTCGCGCACCGAGGGCATCATCCCGGCGATCGAGTCGGCCCACGCGCTGGCCGGTGCGATCCAGCTCGGCCGTGAGCTCGGCCGGAACGGACTGGTCGTGGTCAACCTGTCGGGCCGCGGCGACAAGGACATGGACACGGCCGCGCAGTACTTCGGATTGGTGGACCAGTCGTGA
- a CDS encoding anthranilate synthase component I — translation MVSANPTDGGLGSVSPARDEFRALAEGRRVIPVVRRLLADGETPVGVYRKLAADRPGTFLFESAENGQSWSRWSFIGVRSPATLTVRDGQAVWEGAPPVGLPSGGDPLTVLRETVAALHTEPLPGMPPLTGGMVGYLGYDAVRWLEKLPELAEKDLDIPELTMLLATDLAAMDHHEGTVTLIANAVNWDDSPERVDAAYDDALRRLAEMTERLGAAAPATAAVFERPAPEFERRRTQADYYAAVEKAVEAIKAGEAFQVVPSQRFEIATQADALDIYRVLRTSNPSPYMYLLRLDGFDIVGSSPESLVTVRDGRATTHPIAGTRWRGADPEEDAQLAKDLLADEKERAEHLMLVDLGRNDLGKVCKPGTVRVVDFFAIERYSHVMHIVSTVTGELAEDKTAFDAVAACFPAGTLSGAPKVRAMELIEELEPTRRGLYGGVVGYLDFAGDADTAIAIRTALIRDGVAYVQAGGGVVADSVPEYEDNECLNKARTVLSAVAAAQTMVPPRKLDPADDAASIQ, via the coding sequence ATGGTCAGTGCGAATCCCACCGACGGCGGCCTCGGTTCGGTGAGCCCCGCACGCGACGAGTTCCGCGCCCTCGCCGAGGGCCGTCGCGTGATCCCGGTGGTCCGGCGCCTGCTCGCCGACGGCGAGACGCCCGTCGGGGTCTACCGCAAGCTCGCGGCCGATCGTCCGGGCACGTTCCTGTTCGAGTCGGCCGAGAACGGGCAGTCGTGGTCGCGCTGGTCGTTCATCGGTGTGCGCAGCCCCGCCACCCTGACCGTGCGCGACGGTCAGGCCGTGTGGGAGGGCGCGCCGCCGGTGGGCCTGCCCTCCGGTGGTGACCCGCTGACCGTGCTGCGCGAGACGGTCGCTGCCCTGCACACCGAGCCGCTGCCCGGCATGCCGCCGCTGACCGGCGGGATGGTCGGCTACCTCGGCTACGACGCGGTGCGCTGGCTGGAGAAGCTGCCCGAGCTGGCCGAGAAGGACCTCGACATCCCCGAGCTGACCATGCTGCTGGCCACCGACCTGGCCGCGATGGACCACCACGAGGGCACGGTCACGCTGATCGCGAACGCGGTCAACTGGGACGACAGCCCGGAGCGGGTCGACGCGGCCTACGACGACGCGCTGCGCCGCCTGGCGGAGATGACCGAGCGGCTGGGCGCTGCCGCACCGGCCACCGCCGCCGTCTTCGAGCGCCCGGCGCCGGAGTTCGAGCGCCGCCGCACCCAGGCCGACTACTACGCGGCGGTGGAGAAGGCGGTCGAGGCGATCAAGGCCGGTGAAGCGTTCCAGGTCGTGCCCTCGCAACGGTTCGAGATCGCCACCCAGGCCGACGCGCTGGACATCTACCGCGTGCTGCGCACCTCCAACCCGAGCCCGTACATGTACCTGCTGCGGCTGGACGGGTTCGACATCGTCGGTTCCAGTCCCGAATCGCTGGTGACCGTGCGCGACGGCCGGGCCACCACGCACCCGATCGCCGGCACCCGCTGGCGCGGCGCTGACCCGGAGGAGGACGCGCAGCTCGCCAAGGACCTGCTGGCCGACGAGAAGGAGCGCGCCGAGCACCTGATGCTGGTCGACCTCGGCCGCAACGACCTCGGCAAGGTGTGCAAGCCGGGCACCGTGCGGGTGGTCGACTTCTTCGCGATCGAGCGCTACAGCCACGTCATGCACATCGTCTCCACGGTCACCGGTGAGCTGGCCGAGGACAAGACCGCGTTCGACGCGGTCGCGGCGTGCTTCCCGGCCGGCACGCTCTCCGGCGCACCGAAGGTGCGCGCGATGGAGCTGATCGAGGAGCTGGAACCGACCCGCCGCGGCCTCTACGGCGGGGTGGTCGGCTACCTCGACTTCGCCGGGGACGCCGACACCGCGATCGCGATCCGCACCGCCCTGATCCGCGACGGCGTCGCCTACGTGCAGGCGGGCGGCGGGGTGGTCGCCGACTCGGTGCCCGAGTACGAGGACAACGAATGCCTGAACAAGGCGCGCACGGTGCTCTCCGCGGTCGCGGCCGCGCAGACCATGGTGCCGCCGCGGAAGCTGGATCCCGCTGATGACGCCGCCAGCATCCAGTAG
- a CDS encoding Trp biosynthesis-associated membrane protein, giving the protein MTPPASSRRPLWIVAVALLLAAAALWGSSRLVWSAELRDAGVRGTVLEEHTGAQISGALVPLAVLALAGVAGLVAASGWLRRVLGVVVALAGVAAGWIAVDGWRFGGFPAGAPAGQIFAGRGLALLAGILMLVAGLIAGKGAGRMAKLGARYQAPAGRKKAAKDPDTELWEALSEGEDPTTER; this is encoded by the coding sequence ATGACGCCGCCAGCATCCAGTAGACGTCCACTGTGGATCGTCGCGGTCGCGCTCCTGCTGGCCGCGGCGGCGCTGTGGGGCTCCTCGCGGCTGGTGTGGTCCGCCGAGCTGCGCGACGCCGGCGTGCGCGGGACGGTGCTGGAGGAGCACACCGGCGCGCAGATCTCCGGCGCGCTGGTCCCGCTCGCCGTGCTCGCGCTGGCCGGGGTCGCCGGGCTGGTCGCCGCGAGCGGCTGGCTGCGGCGCGTCCTGGGCGTGGTGGTCGCACTGGCCGGCGTCGCCGCCGGCTGGATCGCCGTCGACGGCTGGCGGTTCGGCGGTTTCCCCGCGGGCGCGCCCGCCGGGCAGATCTTCGCCGGGCGCGGACTGGCTCTGCTGGCGGGAATTCTGATGCTCGTCGCGGGGTTGATCGCTGGCAAGGGCGCCGGGCGCATGGCGAAGCTGGGTGCCCGTTACCAGGCCCCGGCGGGCCGCAAGAAGGCCGCGAAGGATCCGGACACCGAACTGTGGGAGGCGCTCTCCGAAGGAGAAGATCCGACTACCGAACGGTAG